The window attgaattgaatagttaaaaaaattgaaaaaaaatgaaaaagtaataattgtgttgttgacttttgttgtatagtgacTAGAGTTAaggttagagttaaaatcttaaaattagattgcgaaatcaaacgggcTGAAGATTTATTCCTATAAAAAAAAGCCTATAAAGATTTGACATTAAAAAGGGAgcagtaaagaaaaaaatgtacaCTATGTTGTAACTGACCATGGATAATAGAAGAGCATTTGGTGGcaaaatctatatatctatatctatatatatatatatataaagttgtatctcATGCAATAGATATtattagaaaagtaaatttcAATGTTATAGAGAGTCACGAATGTACATGTCCAAATGAGATTTTTGGTTAAAATATCatttataggaaaaataaGTAAGATTCTTGCATTAAATGCATTAAATAATAAgacaattaaaaatttgttGTCAATTATTTTTAGTCATTGTTAGCAAAGAAGTatagtatatttatttataatatggaTTTATGAAAagttctataattttttatatatacaattttttaAGCTATCGAAAtctttgcacttttttttatctaaaaatatttagagTTAGAaaagtattataattatatttaatatatttgcaCAAATCTATATGCATTTAATAAAAGAGAATTGATACATTTATTACGCATTTAGTAGTTTAGTCCAACTAATTAatcgattttaattttattttcaagaaattGCTTCAAACAAAAGatcttataaattttctaccataataataactaaaaaGTACTTTAGATAAATATCTTAAATCAGCTTTTTGCTCTTATATTGTAATTGCATCAATTAAGTTTATGTGTTTATATATAACATCGATAATATACTAATGAAGAAGTATTGCGTactatattttaatatttttatttttatgatttaaaaattgaaaaaaatctatctttcatatttttatacaaCATGAAAATCATTAATATGAGATTTATGAAAAGATGCAGTTTAGTTATGAAAACATATTTTATGCAAATTGGAAATACAAATATTCATAAAAGAAATCATTTGGTGaaagaattaatttcatttttctcacaactatatattttatttattatttgagtttCCAAAATACGATTATATTATAACATAAAATctttcaatcaaaattaacaaattttgataatattttaacATAAGTTTGAGCAAAATAAACTCCATTAAAGACCTATGCATCGGAATGAAGAAGGTTAGTATATATAAGTAGAGGAGAATCAATGCattgaatgatgtatattaatAGAGACgataaaattgtaaattaatttGAGTATATggataaacatatataatatataattaattatacaatttcaaaaatatataataaagaacTATTATACTTAGATgttatatagatattatagtTAGAATAGAAATAGACTAAAAGGTTATAATTAGTATCGGTGATCCaaatagtaataattaataattttcaaagttCATAACTTATatgaagttttattttttttcaaatacaacactttactaaataaaaatttaaaagtttatgaacaaatttatttaaaaaattactactatataataaaacataaattacaaaaaatagaATAACATTTTTGTTGGGATTGAAGTATTagatattttcataaatattttcaaatacattttatgttttatatatataagagttAACAGGataatgaaaaacaaaaaaaacacgAAAGAACAAAATGACTAAGTTAAGATATTGCTTTAAAAATATCATTAGATTTagtattcaaaaaaaaaaaaatctgtgcTCCGCACTAGTCATTCAattaatgtatatatgtatatatacgctcttctttttatttatatttatttgagtCATATGtgatgattaattttttattgatacAAAAGTTTATAAAAACAAGATACCCCGCAATGCGCGATTATGAATCTgtttcttcaaaaaaaaaaaaagaaacattttTCAGTGAAAACATTTTCCAACCCccaaaacaatttaaattCCTAAAACACCCCTAATCTTCTTGTGAATTACTTAACACGTCCTCCCTCAGCCCCAGGTGGCTGACGCCCCCATTTGTGAAGTGAGAAACTTGAGTTACAGTGACAGCCACCGAACGAGAAATTTTAGATCTGCCCGGAGACTGAATCCGAGCTGCTTCGGAACTGTTGGAGGCTGAACTCGACCGAAGTGGAGCCGGCGGTCGAAGGTCCCGTTCGAGGAGGAGATGGTGGCGGCGGCGGGCAAGAGGAAGATGGAGTGGGCGGCGAGAGGGACCCACCTAGGCGGCGTCCCGAGAAAGGCCGTGATCGCGGCTGTTGGGGCCTTCGCGAAGGTAGTGGCATCGCTTCTCAACTCCACGTCCGTCCACAACGCCGACACCCTCCTCCGCCTCGTCCGCTTCCGCTCTCCCGGCGTCCCCCTCATTACCGTCAGCAACCACATGTCCACGTCCGTACCATTCCCAGCTCCTCAGTGTCGATTCATTTTTATACCATTGCCATTCGCCAACTGATTGGAGAAATTTTCTTGTCAAAGTTCGTATATTTACTTTCTCAAACTATGGGCTGTCTGTGTAGTCTTTGCAAGCCATAGCTTCTTCAGTAGATGAGGTGCCAACAGGTCTATTCGAGCAACGTAATTAGTCCCATACATGTTTCGCAATTAGCGGGCAGCTGCCTTGAAGGGATGTTATATCCATGATCGAGATTCTATACAAGTAGTGCGTAATTTGTAGTGCGTCAAATTGTTGGAAGACTACTTGTATAGCATTTAGATATATCATGATGGTATCTTTATACCTGTCTTGAGCTTTTAGATGATTCGGTTCAGGTTAGACGATCCTGTAATGTGGGGATTCGAGGGATTCCCTGCCACGGATGCACAACTAGCCAGATGGGTACTCGCAGCTGAAGATATATGCTTCAAAAACTCGGTGCTGTCGTATTTTTTTCGACTCGGTAGGTAATGTATTTTTACCTACTTATCAGGATTGGTAATGTGCTGTGATATTCATTTGGCTGATCTGGATTTACTTTTCCGAATTGCTTTAAGCTACCTCATTACCGAATTGGGGAATTTATGCAGGAAAATGCATACCTATCACAAGAGGCGGTGGAATTTATCAAGAACACATGAATGAAGCTCTTGAGCGTTTACGTGATGGAGAATGGGTATTTATTCGATCCTTAGTGCAAATGTTTATTCCAATAGTCTTGTCTTGGATATATAACTATTATTTTGGGCTAAAATGGGCAGCTTCTCAGCTTCTCTAgtctgtttttcttttggatctTATGATTACTTTGTGGGCCTGAAAATACCCTATTCTGCTTCAATTTTTCAGTCTTACTTATTATGTAGTCTCCTAATATGCAGTTGCACACGTTTCCAGAAGGAAAAGTGTGCCAAGAGGATGCTCCTATCAGAAGGTTAAAGTGGGGAACTGCTAGTCTCATCGACCGTGCCCCTGTCACCCCAATAGTCTTACCCATCGTGCATCGTGGGTTTGAAGAGGTATTTTTTTCCACCATTTAGGTCCATTTCTCTGGGACAGAATATTTTCAAGTAGAAGGTTCTCTCAGTTTTCCTCTGTTTAGTTCATTAAAAACCTTCTGTTCGAGGAATAATTTTGTCGAAAAGAGGAATTCAGTATAGTTTCAGAAAACGACTTCAGTGCAATGTTTTCCACAGATGTAGAGGTGGCGGAGACATTGGTCTTTAATTTTGCGAAAAATTCACTTTTTGGTATTATATCAGGGGACAGGAAAACATGTTCATTATACTTGCAAACTTACAATGATAAACTAGTTATAGAGAAATTTCCAGCATAATAGGAATTCTCTGCTTAGCTGATTGGAGTTTAGGAggaatatttttcaaatatacttTTGCTTGTGGGCATTTGTTAGCTCATTTATCTGCAACTTATTTTGCAGGTAATGCCCGAAAATTTTTTCCGAGGAAAAAGGCCCCCTGTTCCTCTATGGAATAAGAGGATAAATATAGTTGTAGGTGAGCCCATAGAGTTTAATCTTACTGAAATGAGAGAGAAGGCAATTTCTACTTCGCATGATCTAGCATCGGCTCCCACTATGGGCTGGCCAACTAGTACTCACGGGCTTGACGAGGCAGCACAGAAATGCCTCTATAATGCTATATCAGGACGCATCCAATCTACTATGGAGAGCTTAAGGAATTTCAGTAAAACATTCCTTAAGCCAaaatcctgaaagcaatgCCTCCTTGAGAAGTTAGGTATATTCACAACGATGTTCAATCATAAGGAAATTCTTTTGGCAGCGGGAGTACTTTTCTTGAAGTCGAGAAGAGGTTCGCTAGATTTTTTTCCAGTTGAAATTCAATTTTGGGTAATTTATTTGTGCAATTGTTTGCTAATTGGGCAAACACGATTCTTACGTAAGTCTTCTAGGATTTTTGTTTCAATCATAGGATTCTATGAGCAAAAAATGTGTAATTCTTTTATGATATGTAAAGCATATCAGTGACCTTAATTTCAGATAATTGAATAAGGAAAGTCTATCATCGAATATAATGTTGGTTGTTGAATAATACTATGAGAGTTCCAGTTACAGCTGAAGGGTGTCGATGGAGAAGCTTCGGCTAGAATTCTACTGGGGGCTGAAGAAGATGTCCCCTCGAAGAATGGTTTCTCTCAGGTTTGATAAAGTTTAGGTTTTCTCAAGATATACTTCCTGGCAGAAAGCTCATGCTACATAACTTAGAGCGAAGAGGAATGCCATCGAGCTCAAGTCTCCTGCTAGATTTCTTTTATGACAGATGTTATTATCAGCATGATTGAGAATCACATGCTGCTTTCATGACCCTGCTTTGAAACTTTTGCTGAATTCGAATTTGTCGGGTAAAATTTCGAATCATACTTGAAACTGTATCTTATCATATCGGGAGAGGAAAATGATAGCAATCAGTGCCTTGAATTCAAAGGCAGATTGAAATGGGATGACTTGTTGCTCATGTTTGAAGTAAAGACGACCCAATTCCACCCAATTGAGGCTTACTTGCCATGGTAAACGACCATGACGATCGAGATCGGATTTCCTCGTGTCTGTTTTTAGGGCAAAGAAGCTTACGCTTTCTCTGTTAATTTGCCCTCATAAAAAGGTTTCTTCTTGAAAAGTTAGAAGGGAGAAAGGGAGGCTTTGCTTTCCAATAATTTAGTGCATAtgggttgatttgattattcCTTTTATTGTTGGTGGGCTACAGAAACAATAGCAAGTGCTTCCCAGCATGAAATAAGGAAGATATATCTCAATCTCAACACTTAAAACAAAGGAAAACTAATAGGGATCTTTtcgagggggaaaaaaaaaagaagatatcaGAATGAAATCAAGATGAATGAAATTGGAGTTCGTTAGGTAGTGCGATGGTAGTTTAAAGAAATGGTAAATCCTTGTCCATGTCGAGCCTAAAGTATTTTTCACATAAGATAAAGTTAACAATGTGATGGGTCTAATTCATTGAATTTTATGTTTGAATTCAGTCAGGGCAAGATCCTATCGTAGGAATGATGTCTCAATCTCCAGCT of the Punica granatum isolate Tunisia-2019 chromosome 6, ASM765513v2, whole genome shotgun sequence genome contains:
- the LOC116209872 gene encoding N-acylphosphatidylethanolamine synthase isoform X1, which encodes MVAAAGKRKMEWAARGTHLGGVPRKAVIAAVGAFAKVVASLLNSTSVHNADTLLRLVRFRSPGVPLITVSNHMSTLDDPVMWGFEGFPATDAQLARWVLAAEDICFKNSVLSYFFRLGKCIPITRGGGIYQEHMNEALERLRDGEWLHTFPEGKVCQEDAPIRRLKWGTASLIDRAPVTPIVLPIVHRGFEEVMPENFFRGKRPPVPLWNKRINIVVGEPIEFNLTEMREKAISTSHDLASAPTMGWPTSTHGLDEAAQKCLYNAISGRIQSTMESLRNFSKTFLKPKS
- the LOC116209872 gene encoding N-acylphosphatidylethanolamine synthase isoform X2, whose product is MVAAAGKRKMEWAARGTHLGGVPRKAVIAAVGAFAKVVASLLNSTSVHNADTLLRLVRFRSPGVPLITVSNHMSTLDDPVMWGFEGFPATDAQLARWVLAAEDICFKNSVLSYFFRLGKCIPITRGGGIYQEHMNEALERLRDGEWLHTFPEGKVCQEDAPIRRLKWGTASLIDRAPVTPIVLPIVHRGFEELQLKGVDGEASARILLGAEEDVPSKNGFSQV